One segment of Polaribacter huanghezhanensis DNA contains the following:
- a CDS encoding 3-oxoacid CoA-transferase subunit B, which yields MALSKEQIAQRIAQEIEDKWYVNLGIGIPTLVANYVPNDIEVEFQSENGLLGMGPFPVEGTEDADLINAGKQTVTILKGGSLFDSAMSFGMIRGQHVQLTVLGAMEVAQNGDIANWKIPGKMVKGMGGAMDLVASAENIIVAMMHTNKKGESKILKQCSLPLTGVGCVKKVVTNLAVLEIKNGAFHLLERAPGVSVEEIKNATEGTLIVEGEISEMKFLS from the coding sequence AAGAACAAATAGCGCAAAGAATTGCCCAAGAAATAGAAGATAAATGGTATGTAAACTTAGGGATTGGAATTCCAACTTTAGTTGCAAACTATGTTCCTAATGATATTGAAGTTGAGTTTCAATCAGAAAATGGATTGCTCGGAATGGGCCCATTTCCGGTTGAAGGAACAGAAGATGCTGATTTAATCAATGCAGGAAAACAAACGGTTACCATTTTAAAAGGTGGTTCTTTATTTGACTCTGCAATGAGTTTTGGAATGATCCGCGGACAACACGTGCAATTAACAGTTCTTGGCGCCATGGAAGTTGCACAAAACGGAGACATCGCTAATTGGAAAATTCCAGGTAAAATGGTAAAAGGAATGGGAGGCGCAATGGATTTAGTTGCATCCGCAGAAAACATTATTGTTGCCATGATGCACACCAATAAAAAAGGAGAATCGAAAATCTTAAAACAATGTTCTCTTCCGCTTACTGGAGTTGGTTGCGTTAAAAAAGTAGTAACCAATTTGGCTGTTTTAGAAATTAAAAATGGTGCATTTCATTTGTTAGAAAGAGCTCCCGGAGTTTCTGTAGAAGAAATTAAAAATGCTACCGAAGGAACTTTAATTGTTGAAGGAGAGATCTCAGAAATGAAATTCCTATCCTAA
- a CDS encoding DUF4837 family protein, which produces MKKGFTIIALLLFFTSCKNPKDTFVLSSSVGQSNQLLVVTDASDWSGKVGDNLREFLGKLVVGLPQPETTFSVTQIAPKGFGSMMNKYRNILFVQIAENESFRVQKDFYARPQTLVYVTAKDKEGLNEQLDKHKKEIVKIFRDSEIKHIQQRFYSKKVDVSKYKTLEKLGLSLIIPTDFRTVEDTGDFLWLRQRIMSGIARGDGTSNILVYSVPLTEEFDFDVNNEIIKNRNAIGEEYIPGSKEGMYMITEAAFTPQTLNAVIDNKKAFETRGKWEVKNDFMAGPFLNYTVVDKKNNRLIVFEGFTYAPSVDKRDFIFDLEAIGKSLKIK; this is translated from the coding sequence ATGAAAAAAGGTTTCACAATAATTGCACTATTGCTTTTTTTTACTTCATGTAAAAACCCAAAAGACACTTTTGTATTAAGTAGTTCAGTTGGTCAATCTAATCAACTTTTGGTGGTAACAGATGCAAGCGATTGGTCTGGTAAAGTTGGAGATAATCTTAGAGAATTTTTAGGAAAATTGGTTGTTGGTTTACCTCAACCAGAAACAACTTTCAGTGTTACTCAAATAGCTCCAAAAGGATTTGGTAGTATGATGAATAAATACAGAAACATTTTATTTGTTCAGATAGCAGAAAATGAGTCTTTTAGAGTTCAAAAAGATTTTTATGCGAGACCCCAAACCTTAGTGTATGTTACCGCCAAAGACAAAGAGGGATTAAACGAACAGTTAGATAAACATAAAAAAGAAATTGTTAAAATTTTTAGAGATTCAGAGATTAAACACATTCAACAACGATTTTATTCGAAAAAAGTGGATGTTTCTAAATATAAAACATTAGAAAAATTAGGGTTGTCTTTAATTATTCCTACAGATTTTAGAACAGTAGAAGATACAGGAGATTTTTTGTGGCTAAGACAACGTATAATGAGCGGAATTGCTAGAGGAGATGGAACAAGCAACATCTTAGTATATTCAGTTCCTTTAACAGAAGAATTTGATTTTGATGTTAATAATGAGATTATTAAAAACAGAAATGCTATTGGAGAAGAATACATTCCTGGCTCTAAAGAAGGAATGTACATGATAACAGAAGCAGCTTTTACTCCCCAAACACTAAATGCCGTTATTGATAATAAAAAAGCATTTGAAACAAGAGGAAAATGGGAAGTGAAAAATGATTTTATGGCTGGACCTTTTTTAAATTACACTGTAGTTGATAAAAAAAACAACAGATTAATTGTTTTTGAAGGATTTACGTATGCACCTTCAGTTGATAAAAGAGATTTTATTTTTGATTTAGAAGCCATTGGAAAATCGTTAAAAATTAAATAA
- a CDS encoding exodeoxyribonuclease III, with the protein MKIISYNVNGIRAALKKGFLDWLQAASPDVICIQETKAHKEQLDVSEFEDAGYPYHYWFSAEKKGYSSVAILCKEKPNHIAYGTGIETMDLEGRNLRVDFDEVSVMSMYLPSGTNDARLDFKFNYMAEIQEYMNELKKEISNLVICGDYNICHEEIDIHNPKMKGVSGFLPEEREWIGSFIKSGFIDSFRYLHKDKQEFSWWSYRANSRANNKGWRLDYAMVSEPLKSAISRAYILPEAKHSDHCPIVVELDF; encoded by the coding sequence ATGAAAATAATATCATACAACGTAAACGGAATTAGAGCTGCTTTAAAAAAAGGGTTTTTAGATTGGTTGCAAGCTGCAAGTCCAGATGTCATTTGTATTCAAGAAACCAAAGCGCATAAAGAACAATTAGATGTATCGGAGTTTGAAGATGCTGGGTATCCATATCATTATTGGTTTTCGGCAGAAAAAAAAGGCTATTCTTCGGTGGCGATTTTATGCAAAGAAAAACCAAACCACATTGCATATGGAACAGGAATTGAGACGATGGATTTAGAAGGAAGAAATTTACGTGTAGATTTTGATGAGGTTTCTGTAATGAGCATGTATTTACCTTCTGGAACGAACGATGCTCGACTTGATTTTAAGTTCAATTATATGGCGGAAATTCAAGAATATATGAATGAATTGAAAAAGGAAATTTCAAATTTGGTGATTTGTGGAGATTATAATATTTGTCATGAAGAAATAGACATTCACAATCCGAAAATGAAAGGAGTTTCTGGGTTTTTGCCAGAAGAAAGAGAATGGATTGGGAGTTTTATCAAAAGCGGATTTATAGATAGCTTCCGTTATTTACATAAAGACAAACAAGAATTTTCTTGGTGGAGTTATAGAGCAAATTCTAGAGCAAATAATAAAGGTTGGCGCTTAGATTACGCAATGGTTTCAGAACCCCTAAAATCAGCTATCTCTAGAGCCTATATTTTACCAGAAGCAAAACACTCAGATCATTGCCCGATTGTTGTTGAATTAGATTTTTAA
- a CDS encoding DUF1761 domain-containing protein, whose protein sequence is MEFNFLTTAVSALIPLIMGFIWYGPILFQNAWMKEMGFTKESMQGGNMALIFGLSYVLSFLMAFVLQTLVIHQFGAQSVLMGEPGFTEGTGEAFTYFQNFMAEYGDRFRTFGHGALHGAMIGLLIVLPVMGTNALFEKKSFKYVMINAGYWTVTIALMGGILCQTAF, encoded by the coding sequence ATGGAATTTAACTTTTTAACAACGGCAGTTTCAGCCTTAATCCCTTTGATTATGGGCTTTATTTGGTACGGACCAATACTCTTTCAAAATGCTTGGATGAAAGAGATGGGCTTTACAAAAGAATCGATGCAAGGAGGAAACATGGCTTTAATTTTTGGATTGAGTTATGTACTAAGTTTTTTAATGGCATTTGTATTACAAACTTTAGTAATTCATCAGTTTGGAGCACAATCTGTACTAATGGGAGAACCTGGATTTACAGAGGGAACAGGAGAAGCATTTACGTATTTTCAAAATTTTATGGCAGAATATGGAGATCGTTTTAGAACTTTCGGTCATGGCGCTTTACACGGTGCAATGATTGGTTTACTAATTGTTTTACCTGTTATGGGAACAAACGCATTGTTTGAAAAAAAAAGCTTTAAATACGTGATGATAAATGCTGGCTATTGGACAGTAACAATAGCTTTAATGGGTGGGATTTTATGTCAGACAGCATTTTAA
- a CDS encoding lytic transglycosylase domain-containing protein, with protein MNYQKITFLFLFLSFSLSAQIKQDSTANDSLKNTSKKGFFSDKDLSLIDSLVIETRYKSPLTANINYVIKGLEAKEKPTKKIPTSLLKERLKQLDNSSPFFIEYNPILENVINSYLKYRKKYYPALMAKAEYYFPMFEKYLDQFDIPLEMKYLAIVESALNPRARSRVGAKGLWQFMYLTGKQYKLNVNSYVDERQDPIKATIAACKYLSDLYDIFGDWDLALAAYNSGPGNVSKAIKRSGGYQNYWNLRQYLPRETAGYVPAFYATLYIFKYAKEHGLAPENPPIYHFATDTIQIKKTVSFDQITEVTGIETEMLQFLNPEYKLDIIPFVKNKKYSVTIPRNATIKFLEKEKELYALVDEDNAKREKPLPKYLELNQRLRYKVRSGDYLGKIAKKFGVRVSQIKKWNRLRSTNLKIGQRLTIFPRRL; from the coding sequence ATGAACTATCAAAAAATTACATTTTTATTTCTTTTTTTATCTTTTTCTCTATCAGCACAAATCAAACAAGACAGTACTGCAAATGATTCGTTAAAAAACACTTCTAAAAAAGGATTCTTTAGTGATAAAGATTTGTCTTTAATAGATAGTTTGGTTATAGAAACACGATACAAATCTCCTCTAACAGCCAATATTAATTACGTAATTAAAGGACTAGAGGCAAAAGAAAAACCGACAAAAAAAATCCCTACAAGCCTTTTAAAAGAACGCTTAAAACAGTTAGATAATTCTTCTCCTTTTTTTATAGAATACAATCCAATTTTAGAAAATGTAATCAACTCGTATTTAAAATATAGAAAAAAATACTATCCGGCCTTAATGGCAAAAGCAGAGTATTATTTTCCGATGTTCGAAAAATATTTAGATCAGTTTGATATTCCGTTAGAAATGAAGTATCTGGCAATTGTAGAATCTGCTTTAAACCCAAGAGCACGATCTAGAGTTGGTGCAAAAGGGTTGTGGCAATTTATGTATTTAACAGGCAAACAATATAAATTAAATGTAAATTCTTATGTTGATGAGCGTCAAGATCCGATAAAAGCAACCATTGCAGCGTGTAAATATTTAAGCGATTTGTATGATATTTTTGGCGATTGGGATTTAGCGTTGGCCGCTTATAATTCTGGGCCTGGAAATGTTTCTAAAGCGATAAAACGTTCTGGAGGTTATCAAAATTACTGGAATCTTCGTCAATATTTACCAAGAGAAACCGCTGGATATGTTCCTGCTTTTTATGCAACATTGTATATTTTTAAATATGCAAAAGAACACGGTTTAGCACCAGAAAATCCGCCAATTTATCATTTTGCTACCGATACAATTCAGATTAAAAAAACAGTTTCATTTGATCAAATTACAGAAGTTACCGGAATAGAAACAGAAATGTTGCAATTTTTAAATCCTGAATACAAATTAGATATCATTCCGTTTGTAAAAAATAAAAAATATTCGGTAACAATTCCAAGAAATGCAACGATTAAATTTTTAGAAAAAGAAAAGGAATTGTATGCGTTGGTTGATGAAGATAATGCGAAAAGAGAAAAACCACTACCAAAATATTTAGAGTTAAATCAACGATTAAGATATAAAGTTCGTAGCGGAGATTACTTAGGAAAAATAGCTAAAAAATTTGGCGTTCGAGTGAGTCAAATTAAAAAATGGAACCGACTTAGAAGCACCAATTTAAAAATTGGACAACGATTAACTATTTTCCCAAGAAGATTATAA